The following are from one region of the Hyla sarda isolate aHylSar1 chromosome 6, aHylSar1.hap1, whole genome shotgun sequence genome:
- the LOC130277406 gene encoding vomeronasal type-2 receptor 26-like: protein MGPSAARKPLLHGIETSLRYLSRWNRLDGLAVFITFNKPRLPLWLIFRDADKCEQCPEDEWPNLENTACVKRPVDFLSFYNILGLLLTSLIVILFVFSIIILVIFIKHRETPIVKANNRNLSYTIIISLMLCFLCSLLFIGNPDKLPCLLQNIIFNLVFAVALSSILAKTITVVFAFNVTKPNIRFQIFFRKMTQVFCCVGEFSICMCWIQFYPPYPDRDSVSKPGILILHCNVGSHAIFYLALGYNSFLALLCFLVAYFAKKLPDRFNEAHHIAFSMLVFCSVWISFIPVYISTKGKYMMAVQVFAILSSSGGLLGFIFFPKCLIIIFRPKANVKQSLYVRKALQQFKIQHLREELGYSDDIQLSSDAKEELLWWLQHVQEWNGKTMFNSNPDRVL from the exons ATGGGACCCTCTGCCGCACGGAAGCCGCTGCTGCATGGTATTGAGACATCCCTACGGTACCTGTCAAGATGGAACAGATTAGATGGGCTGGCTGTCTTCATTACCTTCAATAAGCCACGCTTACcactatggcttattttcaggg ATGCAGATAAATGTGAACAGTGCCCTGAAGATGAATGGCCGAATCTAGAAAATACTGCTTGTGTGAAAAGACCAGTTGATTTCTTATCCTTTTACAATATTCTTGGATTATTGTTAACATCACTTATTGTAATCTTATTTGTTTTCTCAATCATCATTCTAGTTATATTTATTAAACATAGAGAGACTCCTATAGTGAAGGCCAATAACAGGAATCTCAGTTACACCATCATCATCTCACTTATGTTGTGCTTTCTATGTTCTCTACTGTTTATAGGTAATCCGGACAAGCTGCCTTGTTTGTTACagaatattatttttaatttagtttttgcTGTTGCACTTTCTTCTATCCTGGCAAAAACCATTACAGTTGTATTTGCTTTTAATGTTACTAAACCCAATATAAGATTCCAAATATTCTTTAGAAAAATGACTCAAGTGTTTTGCTGTGTAGGTGAATTTAGTATCTGTATGTGCTGGATACAATTTTATCCCCCATATCCTGATAGAGATTCAGTGTCTAAACCTGGGATCCTTATATTACATTGTAATGTAGGTTCTCATGCGATATTTTATTTAGCTCTCGGTTATAACAGTTTCCTTGCACTTTTATGTTTTCTTGTCGCTTACTTTGCAAAAAAGTTGCCCGATAGATTTAATGAAGCTCATCACATCGCATTCAGCATGTTGGTGTTCTGTAGTGTATGGATCTCATTTATACCAGTGTACATCAGCACTAAAGGCAAGTACATGATGGCCGTGCAGGTTTTTGCCATCTTAtcatcaagtggtggactcttggGATTCATCTTCTTCCCTAAATGCTTAATTATAATATTCAGACCTAAAGCAAATGTCAAACAATCTCTTTATGTtagaaa AGCTCTTCAACAGTTTAAAATTCAACACTTGAGAGAAGAATTAGGATATTCGGATGATATTCAACTTTCTTCAGAtgccaaagaagaacttctttggtggctacAGCATGTCCAAGAATGGAACGGCAAAACGATGTTCAACTCAAATCCGGATCGCGTTTTATAA